A stretch of Lachancea thermotolerans CBS 6340 chromosome D complete sequence DNA encodes these proteins:
- the RPS10A gene encoding 40S ribosomal protein eS10 (highly similar to uniprot|P46784 Saccharomyces cerevisiae YMR230W RPS10B and to uniprot|Q08745 Saccharomyces cerevisiae YOR293W RPS10A Proteins component of the small (40S) ribosomal subunit) produces MLIPKEERTKIHRHLFQEGVIVAKKDFNQPKHDEIDTKNLYVIKALQSLTSKGYVKTQFSWQYYYYTLTEEGVEFLRDYLHLPENIVPATYLQDRSQETQRPQRRY; encoded by the exons ATGTTGATTCCAAAGGAAGAGAGAACCAAGATCCACAGACACTTGTTTCAAG AGGGTGTGATTgtcgccaagaaggacttcAACCAGCCAAAGCACGATGAGATCGACACCAAGAACTTGTACGTCATCAAGGCCTTGCAGTCCTTGACCTCCAAGGGCTACGTCAAGACCCAGTTCTCCTGGCAATACTACTACTACACCTTGACTGAGGAAGGTGTTGAGTTCTTGAGAGACTACTTGCACTTGCCTGAGAACATTGTCCCAGCTACCTACTTGCAAGACAGATCTCAGGAAACCCAAAGACCACAAAGAAGATACTAA
- the PEF1 gene encoding Pef1p (some similarities with uniprot|P53238 Saccharomyces cerevisiae YGR058W Hypothetical ORF) encodes MRAGQQREQREQREQEERRRRQKRQEQRLPPPRNGRVGSAPPAVPQHYMGPAPGAVPVSRYAPIPAAPVVRVPRSRPAPAPAAASMPAAMPVAAAAPLAYSPSPPQPAPAPVPMSAPTTARNSLESDTQQSFKDTQIATQLFQNHDVKQRGRLTAAELQNLLQNDDNSHFCISSVDALINLFGASRFGTVSLTEFISLYRRVKKWRKVYVDNDINGSFTISASEFHNSLQELGYLVPFDVSENLFDQYAEFIDPGKNGKELKFDRFVETLVWLMRLTKVFRKFDTNQEGVATVQYKDFIDATLYLGRFLPH; translated from the coding sequence ATGAGAGCGGGTCAGCAGCGCGAACAGCGCGAACAACGCGAGCAGGAGGAGCGCCGTAGACGGCAGAAAAGACAAGAGCAGCGactgccgccgccgcgcaACGGACGCGTGGGCTCCGCGCCGCCGGCCGTCCCTCAGCACTATATGGGGCCCGCACCGGGCGCTGTCCCTGTGAGCCGATACGCGCCGATTCCTGCCGCGCCAGTAGTGCGGGTGCCCCGGTCGCGCCCCGCGCCCGCTCCCGCAGCAGCATCAATGCCTGCGGCGATGCCCGTAGCGGCAGCCGCGCCACTAGCATACAGCCCATCGCCGCCACAGCCTGCCCCGGCGCCCGTGCCGATGTCCGCGCCCACGACGGCACGCAATTCCCTCGAAAGTGATACACAGCAGAGCTTCAAGGACACGCAAATAGCGACgcagctctttcaaaaccacGACGTCAAGCAGCGCGGACGACTCACCGCAGCGGAGCTGCAGAACCTCCTCCAAAATGATGATAACAGCCACTTCTGCATATCGTCCGTGGACGCACTGATCAATTTGTTTGGCGCGTCGCGCTTCGGCACGGTAAGTCTCACGGAGTTTATCTCGCTGTACAGGCGCGTCAAGAAGTGGCGCAAAGTCTATGTGGACAACGACATCAACGGGAGCTTTACGATCAGTGCCAGCGAGTTCCATAACAGTCTCCAGGAACTCGGCTATCTCGTCCCTTTCGACGTGAGCGAGAACCTGTTTGACCAGTACGCGGAATTCATCGATCCTGGCAAGAACGGCAAAGAACTCAAGTTTGACCGGTTCGTGGAAACCCTCGTTTGGCTCATGCGGCTAACCAAAGTGTTTCGCAAGTTCGACACGAACCAGGAGGGTGTCGCCACGGTTCAATACAAGGACTTCATCGACGCGACACTGTATCTCGGCAGATTCCTGCCGCATTAA
- the YPK9 gene encoding putative acid anhydride hydrolase (similar to uniprot|Q12697 Saccharomyces cerevisiae YOR291W Hypothetical ORF) — protein sequence MSQLSSAHQGSSHARNSRTRPSFSSARTGSSSNTLTSATVVDTNSTEAYAGATFETVPSSIVSFHHPHSFHSNANSGIGSPATASETHTRRSHETDSLLSGRHSYSRSQEPSRTPNFRYFSEEEIELAEGVSSTLENADYDINWDGTPTYEQERLRYHHPSGRSSLRSATGYSLSSFHSRSSARSSRSQGRYGGTSSSPVNANQGRTQDRDQLTGTSPHSSSSSSRYSYRDRIPAGIEDEIGQMSMHSERSSESDESERRFLDDEDRTSSQDQASEAKKKTSSYRAEYLKPEYHDKFFPQNVPHLHFQRFYIAEEDLVVGIAGFKTSKFGKFCYYFLSVITLGLFYLLLRWVPRYKVRLCGTKTYLAKSEWVVLENEFGELSIVDVNRRWYNRPLSTLLPTDKKGEALGENFNHHQRHHHESRENPNIPIMIYFSYRYFNLIYTPIEDLFKTNSNWTDADWLSLESAHEGLTTSIVEDRVLAFGKNSINLKQKSTAEILFDEVLHPFYIFQIFSILLWLADDYYYYAACIFIISMLSITDTLLETKKTSQRLAEVSHSHCEVRVYRDGFWVQIGSSDLVPGDIYEVSDPSLTSFPCDSLLLSGDCIVNESMLTGESVPVTKIAAAEDTIYQLLEDFQNTQISNYLAKSFLFNGTKIIRVRISPGQSTALAMVVRTGFSTTKGSLLRSMVFPKPTGFKFYEDSFKYIGFMTLIALAGFSISCVNFIRLGLDYKVMILRALDIITIVVPPALPATLSIGASFAMARLKSKSIFCIAPTRVNVSGKIDVMCFDKTGTLTEDGLDVLGVHVAEPRGHQNHRFGELVNNISGLFSKFSLNDCSSPLDFKSRNLLACLLTCHSLRVVDGELLGDPLDFKMFQFTKWSYEEDFQDFKFHSLNEERNDKSTLPENAGIAPAVVHPNSESMDNKFTENNPHNLLGVVRSFEFISQLRRMSVIVKPYGENVFWSFTKGAPEVISEICNKATLPADYEELLQHYTHSGYRVIACAGKTLPKRTWRYAQKISREELESNLEFLGFIVFENKLKASTTPTLTSLRDAGIRTVMCTGDNVLTAISVGRECKLVTEKHVFVPQVNDNMDPNEDLILWRDVDNPDLLLDGVTLKPMNGSLDYTIAVTGDVFRLLFKNNEILPESYINEILLNSSIYARMSPDEKHELVGQLQSLDYVVGFCGDGANDCGALKAADVGVSLSEAEASVAAPFTSGVFEISCILDVIKEGRASLTTSFSCFQYMSLYSAIQFVTVTILYSRGTNLGDFQFLYIDLFLIVPIAIFMSWSKPYHKLVKKRPSANLVSPKILVPLIVSISVILAFQLIPWIIVQSAEWYKSPVVGGDDAVQSSDNTVLFFFSNFQYVLTAIVLSVGPPYREPMSKNIGFITDVTISLLLNVVLMLIPADSALGKVFQLTSISKSFRFLLLALAVANYFALRYIPQMCKGAFKKKQSSKKYKKLLKSESSAHVV from the coding sequence ATGTCGCAACTGAGCTCTGCGCACCAAGGATCCTCACATGCGCGAAACTCAAGAACCCGGCCTTCGTTCTCGTCGGCCAGAACGGGTTCCAGTTCCAACACTCTGACGTCAGCAACGGTCGTTGATACAAACTCTACAGAAGCGTATGCTGGTGCGACGTTCGAGACTGTGCCAAGCTCCATTGTGTCTTTCCACCACCCACACTCTTTTCACTCTAACGCTAACAGTGGAATCGGAAGCCCCGCGACCGCAAGCGAAACGCACACAAGGAGATCCCATGAGACTGATTCTTTGCTTTCGGGCCGGCACTCTTACTCAAGATCGCAAGAGCCATCACGTACTCCAAACTTCCGTTACTTCTCAGAAGAGGAGATCGAGCTAGCTGAGGGAGTTTCCTCGACGCTGGAAAACGCAGACTATGACATAAACTGGGACGGAACCCCCACTTACGAGCAGGAGCGACTACGCTATCACCATCCCTCTGGTAGGTCCTCGCTCCGTAGTGCTACCGGCTACTCTCTCTCGTCCTTTCACTCGAGGTCTTCTGCACGTTCCTCACGTTCTCAAGGCCGTTACGGCGGGACGTCTAGCAGTCCAGTCAACGCAAATCAAGGGAGAACACAAGATAGAGACCAGCTGACGGGCACTTCTCCTCACTcgtcttccagctcttccagaTACAGTTATAGAGATAGAATTCCCGCAGGgattgaagatgagattGGTCAGATGTCCATGCACAGCGAGCGCTCCTCTGAAAGTGACGAAAGTGAAAGGAGATTCTTGGATGATGAAGACCGAACTTCGTCTCAAGATCAAGCGTCAGaggcaaagaagaaaacttcttcgTATCGCGCTGAATACCTCAAGCCTGAGTACCACGACAAATTCTTCCCTCAGAACGTTCCCCACCTGCATTTCCAGCGTTTTTACATCGCGGAGGAAGACCTTGTTGTCGGAATTGctggcttcaaaacttcaaagttcgGCAAATTTTGTTACTACTTCCTTTCAGTTATTACACTCGGGCTTTTCTATCTTTTGCTTAGATGGGTTCCTCGCTACAAAGTCAGACTTTGCGGAACAAAGACCTACTTGGCCAAGTCTGAATGGGTCGTTCTGGAGAACGAATTTGGGGAACTTTCTATCGTTGATGTCAACCGTAGGTGGTACAACCGCCCTTTGAGCACTTTATTACCTACCGATAAGAAAGGCGAAGCTTTGGGTGAGAACTTCAACCACCACCAGCGCCACCATCATGAAAGTCGCGAAAATCCTAACATACCCATTATGATTTACTTTTCCTACCGTTACTTTAACCTGATCTACACGCCAATCGaagatcttttcaaaacaaacagCAATTGGACCGACGCAGATTGGCTTAGCTTGGAATCTGCACACGAGGGGCTTACTACGTCCATAGTCGAAGACAGAGTACTTGCCTTCGGTAAAAACAGCATTAACTTAAAGCAAAAGAGCACAGCAGAAATCCTGTTTGACGAAGTATTACATCCATTTTACATTTTCCAAATCTTTTCCATCTTACTATGGCTTGCGGATGACTATTACTATTATGCGGCTTGTATCTTTATTATATCCATGCTGTCAATAACAGACACTCTTTTGGAGACAAAAAAGACGTCGCAAAGGCTCGCGGAGGTTTCTCATTCTCATTGCGAAGTTAGGGTCTACCGAGACGGTTTCTGGGTCCAGATTGGATCTTCGGACCTTGTACCAGGAGATATTTATGAGGTTTCTGACCCATCGCTAACTTCTTTTCCATGCGATTCGCTGTTACTTTCGGGCGATTGTATTGTCAATGAGTCAATGCTGACTGGTGAATCTGTGCCCGTTACAAAAATAGCTGCTGCGGAAGATACAATATATCAGTTATTGGAAGATTTTCAGAACACGCAAATATCCAACTACCTTGCCAAATCATTTTTGTTTAACGGCACGAAAATCATTAGGGTCCGTATAAGCCCAGGGCAATCCACTGCTCTTGCTATGGTTGTGCGGACGGGGTTCTCGACCACTAAGGGCTCTTTGCTGAGGTCCATGGTTTTCCCTAAGCCTACTGGCTTCAAGTTCTATGAGGATTCTTTCAAGTACATTGGTTTTATGACTCTCATTGCTCTGGCTGGATTTTCTATTAGTTGTGTCAACTTCATTAGACTAGGGCTTGATTACAAGGTTATGATTTTGAGGGCGCTTGATATCATAACCATCGTAGTCCCACCAGCACTACCTGCAACACTATCAATTGGTGCTAGTTTTGCAATGGCTAGATTAAAGTCGAAGAGCATTTTCTGCATCGCGCCAACTCGCGTCAACGTTAGTGGGAAAATCGATGTTATGTGTTTTGACAAGACCGGAACGCTTACCGAAGATGGCTTGGATGTATTAGGCGTTCATGTCGCAGAGCCTCGGGGCCATCAAAACCACCGATTTGGAGAGCTGGTTAATAATATCAGTGGCTTATTCAGTAAGTTTTCGCTGAACGACTGTAGCTCTCCTTTGGACTTCAAATCTAGAAATCTGTTAGCATGCTTGCTAACATGCCATTCCTTACGTGTGGTTGATGGAGAGCTACTAGGTGACCCTCtggacttcaaaatgtttcaaTTCACCAAATGGTCGTACGAGGAGGACTTTCaagacttcaagttccaCTCATTGAATGAAGAACGTAACGATAAAAGCACCCTTCCCGAAAACGCAGGTATTGCGCCAGCTGTTGTGCATCCAAACTCGGAAAGTATGGATAATAAATTCACCGAAAACAATCCACACAACTTACTTGGGGTTGTCCGCAGCTTTGAGTTCATATCGCAGCTAAGAAGAATGAGCGTCATTGTTAAGCCTTATGGAGAAAACGTATTTTGGAGCTTTACCAAAGGCGCACCTGAAGTTATTTCTGAAATCTGTAACAAGGCGACTCTCCCAGCTGATTACGAGGAGCTTTTGCAACACTACACACACAGTGGGTATAGAGTTATAGCATGTGCTGGTAAGACGCTACCAAAAAGAACTTGGAGGTATGCACAAAAAATCTCGAGAGAAGAATTAGAATCAAACCTGGAGTTTCTCGGGTTTattgttttcgaaaacaagcttAAGGCTTCAACTACACCTACACTAACATCTTTGAGAGATGCTGGAATAAGGACTGTTATGTGCACAGGCGACAATGTTCTTACAGCAATATCAGTTGGAAGAGAGTGCAAATTGGTCACCGAAAAACACGTTTTTGTTCCACAGGTAAACGACAACATGGATCCAAATGAAGACTTGATACTGTGGCGCGATGTTGATAACCCAGATCTTCTGTTGGATGGAGTGACTTTGAAGCCTATGAACGGGAGCTTGGACTACACGATAGCTGTTACTGGCGACGTGTTCAGGCTGCTATTCAAGAATAATGAGATTTTACCCGAATCTTACATCAACGAGATTTTACTTAACAGTTCGATTTATGCTAGAATGTCACCCGATGAAAAACATGAATTGGTTGGTCAATTGCAAAGTTTAGACTACGTTGTTGGGTTCTGTGGTGATGGTGCTAACGATTGTGGGGCTTTGAAGGCCGCGGACGTCGGCGTTTCGCTATCAGAAGCTGAGGCTTCGGTAGCTGCACCATTCACATCCGGGGTGTTTGAAATTAGCTGCATTTTGGATGTTATCAAGGAAGGCCGTGCCTCTCTTACGACCTCGTTTTCCTGTTTCCAGTACATGAGTCTTTACTCCGCTATTCAATTTGTGACGGTTACGATCTTGTACAGTCGAGGCACGAATCTTGGTGActttcagtttctctaCATTGACTTGTTCCTGATTGTCCCAATTGCAATTTTCATGTCTTGGTCCAAACCTTACCACAAGCTTGTTAAGAAGAGGCCCTCGGCCAACTTGGTTTCCCCAAAAATTCTTGTCCCATTGATTGTGAGTATCTCGGTTATTTTAGCGTTCCAGCTGATACCATGGATCATTGTTCAAAGTGCCGAGTGGTATAAAAGCCCTGTTGTGGGAGGCGACGACGCTGTCCAGTCTTCAGATAACACAgtgctcttcttcttctcaaaCTTCCAGTATGTGTTAACCGCCATTGTGCTCTCAGTGGGGCCACCATACCGTGAACCTATGTCCAAAAACATTGGATTTATAACAGATGTTACTATCTCTCTGCTTCTGAATGTGGTGCTAATGCTAATTCCAGCAGATTCGGCACTTGGTAAGGTCTTCCAGCTCACTagcatttcaaaaagcttcagGTTCCTCTTGCTCGCTTTGGCGGTGGCGAACTACTTTGCACTACGGTATATTCCCCAGATGTGCAAGGgggctttcaaaaagaagcagagcagcAAGAAGTACAAGAAGCTTCTAAAGAGCGAGTCGAGCGCTCACGTAGTTTGA
- the NMD4 gene encoding Nmd4p (similar to uniprot|Q12129 Saccharomyces cerevisiae YLR363C NMD4 Protein interacting with Nam7p may be involved in the nonsense-mediated mRNA decay pathway) has protein sequence MSELCYILDASSLEKGIGNVKRWCDSQRAHKFSRLSLYIPTFTLQELDFLRYRRNSHTAKESLHFIDQTEFPPTVDMIIEFPELLDTILWSDVLDHQGADAAPEFDLRAGAPTARALPRRLRNLLKSCVYKCHLEGANNQTWTLITEDPAIRGLAQAFQIPCCSLVTADQEICKKLDKRAAQQNAKFSSYLKKKSTREVSNGKEVYRAKFDQAIYAPRGAGELWSP, from the coding sequence ATGTCCGAGCTGTGCTACATTCTGGATGCCTCGTCGCTCGAAAAAGGCATCGGCAACGTCAAGCGATGGTGCGACTCGCAGCGGGCGCACAAGTTCTCGCGCCTCAGCTTGTACATCCCGACCTTCACGCTGCAGGAGCTCGACTTCCTGCGGTATCGCAGAAACAGCCACACGGCCAAGGAGTCACTACACTTCATTGACCAGACCGAGTTCCCGCCCACCGTGGACATGATCATCGAGTTTCCCGAGCTGCTGGACACGATCCTGTGGTCCGACGTGCTGGACCATCAGGGCGCGGACGCGGCGCCCGAGTTCGACCTCCGCGCAGGCGCGCCCACCGCGCGCGCACTGCCACGCCGGCTCCGCAACTTACTCAAGAGCTGCGTGTACAAGTGCCATCTCGAGGGCGCCAACAACCAGACCTGGACGCTTATCACCGAGGATCCCGCGATCCGTGGCCTCGCGCAGGCCTTCCAGATCCCCTGCTGCTCCCTGGTCACCGCGGACCAGGAAAtctgcaagaagcttgacaaACGCGCCGCGCAGCAGAACGCCAAGTTCAGCAGCtatctcaagaagaagagcacCCGCGAGGTGAGCAATGGCAAGGAAGTTTACCGCGCCAAGTTCGACCAGGCCATCTACGCTCCACGCGGGGCCGGGGAGCTCTGGAGCCCATAG
- the ERG25 gene encoding methylsterol monooxygenase (highly similar to uniprot|P53045 Saccharomyces cerevisiae YGR060W ERG25 C-4 methyl sterol oxidase catalyzes the first of three steps required to remove two C-4 methyl groups from an intermediate in ergosterol biosynthesis mutants accumulate the sterol intermediate 4 4-dimethylzymosterol), whose translation MSAVFNNATLATTLAQGKSYMQTLHNVRAFQPQLNTMEQYWAAWYSYMNNDVLATGLMFFLLHEFMYFARCLPWAVIDQIPYFRRWKLQPTKIPSAKEQWYCLKSVLLSHFLVEAIPIWTFHPMCQKLGISVSVPFPSIKTMVSQIVLFFVLEDMWHYWAHRLFHYGVFYKYIHKQHHRYAAPFGLAAEYAHPVETLSLGFGTVGMPILYVMYTGNLHLFTLCLWITLRLFQAVDSHSGYDFPWSLNKFLPLWAGAEHHDLHHHYFIGNYASSFRWWDYTLDTEAGPEAKAEREERMKRKAEQRAKKAN comes from the coding sequence ATGTCGGCCGTGTTCAACAACGCGACCCTTGCGACAACCCTCGCGCAGGGCAAAAGCTACATGCAGACGCTGCACAACGTGCGCGCGTTCCAGCCCCAGCTCAACACGATGGAGCAGTACTGGGCTGCGTGGTACTCGTACATGAACAACGACGTGCTAGCCACGGGTCTGATGTTCTTCCTGCTGCACGAGTTCATGTACTTCGCCCGGTGCTTGCCCTGGGCGGTCATCGACCAGATCCCCTACTTCCGCCGCTGGAAACTGCAGCCCACCAAGATCCCTAGTGCCAAGGAGCAGTGGTACTGCCTGAAGTCCGTGCTGCTGTCGCACTTCCTGGTCGAGGCCATCCCTATCTGGACCTTCCACCCCATGTGCCAGAAGCTCGGTATCTCGGTATCCGTGCCTTTCCCCTCTATCAAGACCATGGTCTCGCAGATAGTGcttttcttcgtcctcgaaGACATGTGGCACTACTGGGCTCACCGCCTCTTCCACTACGGTGTCTTCTACAAGTACATTCACAAGCAGCACCACCGTTACGCCGCTCCCTTCGGCCTGGCTGCCGAGTACGCCCACCCTGTTGAGACCCTATCTCTCGGCTTCGGCACTGTCGGCATGCCCATCCTATACGTCATGTACACCGGCAATCTGCACCTGTTCACCTTGTGCCTGTGGATCACTCTGAGACTGTTCCAGGCCGTCGACTCCCACTCGGGTTACGACTTCCCATGGTCTTTGAACAAGTTCCTGCCCCTGTGGGCCGGTGCTGAACACCACGACTTGCATCATCACTACTTCATCGGCAACTACGcctcttctttcagatGGTGGGACTACACTCTGGACACCGAGGCCGGTCCAGAGGCCAAGGCTGAGAGAGAGGAGAGAATGAAGAGAAAGGCCGAGCAGagagccaagaaggccaacTAG
- a CDS encoding uncharacterized protein (similar to uniprot|Q08743 Saccharomyces cerevisiae YOR292C Hypothetical ORF) codes for MPIELLGRDQIAVSYGEDEEEPVWARQRPCDWRSRAMRWAAERARHARKAVETCTILRVGIVHWVMLAVWAALLLKIASVYGRWYARSALLTTICTNALLFGTSDILAQCVLQYTWAPVDPTPAPLDATARALAVRYALFTDQESDTDSASIFNEYGPGASSSEVASGAVAPSPPLGQPLCPPLFDFYRWLCFMAWGSFLSFFQVPWYRILNYLYTEDPTVVQVLERVLSDQLVYSPISLYCFFMYANYIMQKGDAASFRAKIQRLYIGTLGCNYLLWPAVQFINFLAVPKHLQVPFSSSVGVLWNCFLSMRNASHPAN; via the coding sequence ATGCCTATCGAGCTGCTTGGAAGGGACCAAATCGCGGTGTCGTACGGCgaggatgaagaggagcCCGTATGGGCGCGGCAGAGACCATGCGACTGGCGCTCGCGGGCTATGCGTTGGGCTGCGGAACGGGCTCGCCACGCTCGCAAGGCAGTAGAAACATGTACCATTCTGCGAGTGGGCATCGTGCACTGGGTGATGCTGGCAGTGTGGGcggcgctgctgctgaagatAGCCTCTGTGTACGGACGGTGGTACGCGCGCTCCGCGCTACTCACGACCATATGTACCAACGCGCTGCTGTTCGGCACATCGGACATACTCGCGCAGTGCGTGCTGCAGTACACATGGGCGCCGGTTGACCCGACGCCCGCCCCGCTAGACGCCACGGCGCGTGCACTGGCGGTGCGGTATGCTTTGTTCACGGACCAGGAGTCCGACACCGATAGCGCGTCGATCTTCAACGAGTATGGGCCGGGCGCGTCCTCGTCAGAGGTCGCGTCGGGCGCAGTAGCGCCATCTCCACCCCTAGGGCAGCCCCTGTGTCCGCCGTTGTTCGACTTCTACCGCTGGCTGTGCTTCATGGCGTGGGGCTCGTTCCTGTCGTTCTTCCAGGTGCCCTGGTACCGTATTCTCAACTACCTGTATACCGAAGACCCTACTGTCGTGCAAGTTCTCGAGAGGGTTCTCTCGGACCAGCTGGTCTACTCTCCGATCTCACTCTACTGCTTTTTCATGTACGCGAACTACATCATGCAGAAGGGCGACGCGGCAAGCTTCCGGGCCAAGATCCAGAGGCTCTACATCGGAACGCTCGGCTGCAACTACTTGCTATGGCCCGCGGTCCAGttcatcaactttttggctGTACCAAAGCATCTTCAAGTACCCTTCAGCTCGTCCGTGGGGGTTCTCTGGAACTGCTTCCTGTCTATGCGCAACGCTTCGCATCCGGCAAATTAA